Proteins from a genomic interval of Uloborus diversus isolate 005 chromosome 4, Udiv.v.3.1, whole genome shotgun sequence:
- the LOC129220310 gene encoding mitochondrial ubiquitin ligase activator of nfkb 1-like — MDMENTIMEVTVLAAEVAIFSFFYRLYKSKSECLQSLTEAQCFELSPNLKENVQNKGGVIPYAVITGNIKALATPLKSQHFSHIRGVIRENIIQENKVRWIPFLRVWSSTNNTIQQSMTSVPFALSGRSGLFRKQVCVEVIDPLVAEELDIPVIYNEFTSHQETFGEALVDFFRGERTVGIQNIERVLIEDTNLTAVGQLVIEDDALKIKPPDVGTYFLTPSTFESLIAKVNGTTKALKVFTYFLGIISFFSFIYVAKKAGSEFKRRRDAAAYRKMLEEAKKKRREEMSEDLATSEHMPKCVICLSKPVEVVILTCGHACLCIDCSERMTEFSSNLCPICREVIDHLAPVYLP; from the exons ATGGATATGGAAAACACTATTATGGAAGTTACTGTTTTAGCTGCAGAAGTTGCgatattttcattcttttatagATTATATAAAAGTAAATCCGAGTGCTTACAATCGTTGACA GAGGCTCAATGTTTTGAACTCAGTCCCAATTTGAAGGAGAATGTGCAAAATAAAGGAGGAGTTATTCCATATGCTGTAATTACTGGTAACATCAAAGCACTTGCCACACCTTTGAAAAGTCAACACTTCTCCCACATTCGTGGTGTCATACGAGAGAATATCATACAAGAAAATAAAGTCAGATGGATCCCTTTTCTAAGAGTATG GAGCTCAACCAATAATACTATCCAACAATCAATGACAAGTGTTCCTTTTGCTTTAAGTGGAAGAAGCGGATTATTTAGGAAGCAAGTGTGTGTTGAAGTGATAGATCCGCTTGTAGCTGAAGAACTAGATATCCCAGTCATTTACAATGAATTCACTTCTCACCAGGAAACTTTTGGTGAAGCACTCGTCGACTTCTTTCGCGGAGAAAGAACGGTGGGGATTCAGAATATCGAACGTGTCCTCATTGAGGACACCAATTTGACAGCTGTCGGTCAACTGGTGATCGAGGACGATGCACTGAAAATAAAACCTCCAGATGTTGGTACATATTTTCTAACGCCCTCCACTTTTGAATCTTTGATCGCAAAAGTAAATGGCACTACAAAAGCGTTGAAGGTTTTTACCTATTTTCTTGGaatcattagttttttttctttcatttatgtgGCCAAGAAGGCGGGCTCAGAGTTCAAGCGTAGGCGAGATGCTGCAGCGTATCGAAAAATGTTGGAAGAAGCGAAGAAAAAGAGACGAGAAGAAATGTCTGAAGATTTAGCGACTTCAGAGCACATGCCGAAATGTGTGATATGTTTGTCAAAGCCTGTAGAAGTAGTTATACTTACGTGTGGGCATGCATGCTTATGTATTGATTGCTCAGAACGTATgactgaattttcaagcaattTATGCCCCATATGCAGAGAAGTAATTGATCACCTTGCTCCTGTTTATTTACCGTAA